TTGGTGTGGAAAAGAACTAAGGGAGTGCATTCCTTCCATAATTAAGATCAACCTAGTTTGTACTTTGCATATGAAATAGCAGCCAACACTAGCTCAATATTGTGTGGTGTACTTGCTCCTCTTTGTGCCGTCTCACCTAACTCAGGCCCTCTCATGCTGCCCCATCTCCCAATTGACTAGTTTACCTTTTTTCTCATTTGGGCATTTAATTCGGCCTGATGAATTTACAGTGACTTTCTCCAATATTTAATTCTACTCCCGGAAGCTAAAGTTGAGAAGTTTAAACAAGTTGTTATCATGTAACTACAAGTTCTTTAATTAATAATTCAAATAATCTGCCTATTAGCTCATCTTGTGTCTTGGTTGGTTTTAGTATGCATTTTCTTTCTGCTACATTTTCCGTTGCAGTATTTCTTCAAATGCATTGGGGGTAGGCCTTTGCTCTCTGTTTAGGGTATGTATATGTGAATGAATACTAAGCAAACAATTATATTTAGGTGCGGAACAAgtaaatgaaaaacaaaacagaaaaagaaaaggagtcaGTACAAACCTGACCAGCAGGAAAGCACAACGTGGTGAGCTGCACtgattccttttcttcttcaattAATTGTCAAATTGTCTGTACTTATCTGTCTGTGTGTGCTAAGAGTGTGCATGTCTAAATGTCCACACGCATGGTTTTGTGTGTCCCTTCCTAGAAAACATGCTCAGATGCTTGTATTCCAATTTATATTTGTTGTTAGGCTAACTGTGTAAACCTTTACTGAGTGTCTTCTTATAATGTCTTCTGAGGCATACACTGGACAGAGTAATACTTATGTGCCTTGATTTATTCTTTGCAATGGATGGGTGGGACCTCACATGATATTTGAAATTTTATACtgctatttatttatttatgtcaAGCTGATACTTTCTTCATGTAATTTCTGTTTCTTTCCTAAGCTATCATCTAGATATTGGAATTACCTAATGTAACAATTTAATTTCAATTCATGTTTTGTGCTTTCTATTTATCTGTTTGTGATGATGTTTTCACTATTATTACCAGGCCCTACTAAAGCAGTTTCCAAGGAAGTAGAACGGATTGATCAATTTTTCTATACTTATGCTGATAGCTCGTCTGGCATGATTGAGTAAGTTTTCTGTTCAGTGATTCTCGACATTTCACCACTTTATGTTTGCTGCTCATTATCGTCCTCTTTCTATCATATGGCCATATGGATGGTGTTCTAGCTCTGTATTGTTAATGTGCCTAGCTAATAGCTCCAATTTTGTGTCCACATGTAGTCCAACAACTGAACAGGAATGCTTACCCCCACTGTATTTTTTATGCAATAATTTTTCTCTTTGTATTATTTTGACTTATAACAAAGCCAAATATAATTTGGAACTGAGGGAGTTAGCACACAGTGGCTATCTTATATAAGCTCATGAATAAATTCATCTATTGTAATTGATAGATATTGCAAGATTTACAGTTTTTTTGGCAAACTATTAGATATGTTTTTTTTCAAGTCCTATACTTTATGGCTGTTTTTTACTTCACTTCATGCAACGGTTCGCGCTTACTAATGCAACAGTACTGATAAATTTTTTCCCCTGCTGCAACAGCCCAGAAGGCATTGAAACACTCTGTTCTCATCTTGAAGTTCCCCATACCGATGTTAGGATTCTAATGTTAGCATGGTACGTCATTTTCCTCTAAAATTTCCAATTTTGTTCATCCGTTGCACAAATGTCTGATAAATGCCATGTATATTGTATCAGGAAAATGGGCTGTGAGAAGCAAGGTTACTTTACCTTGGTATGCATTACACACTGCTTTGAAGAACTTGTAGTTCTAATCGGTATGAAATTGTATGTTCTTTCATGTGATGACTAATACATACTTCTGTGTTCTCAGGATGAATGGCGAACTGGCTTGAAAGCTCTTCGAGCTGACAGTATCAGTAAGTTAAAGAAAGCATTCCCGGAACTGGTTCAAGAGGTGAGTTTGTCTCCTGAAATATAATTGGAGCATTACATGCATGTCAAAGATGTAGTTTGTGGAGTAAAGTAATTAACTTTTTAATCAAGAACTTCCATTTCGCGAATCTATCACTAGATATTGCCACCTTGTGATTGTAATGGAATAATGAGCTGCCATTAACTGTTGATAAATTTTTGTTCAAATGTAACTGACCTGACAACTTTGATCTTCCTTATAAATCCAGGTTACAAGGCCATCCAATTTCCAGGATTTCTACACGTATGCATTTCGTTATTGCCTCACAGGAAAGTTACtcgatattttaagttattatAAATGTGCAGCAAATTAATATAACTGACGGCTATTTCTGtcaatttttatatatttgCTCAGAGGATAAGAAGAAGTGTATAGAAATACCGGTTGCTTGTGAGTTGCTGAATCTAGTATTGGGCTTGCAGTTCCGCCCCCAGGTTGACAAGCTTAACAATTACCTCAAGGTAATGGACACTATGTTTTATTCATCCCTTTCTTCTGTGGGACTCATCTTTACTTAATTgacattctatttttttttgtttcagtaCCAAAATGACTACAAGGTGATAAACATGGACCAGTGGATGGGATTTATTCGATTCTGTAATGAGGTCATGCTTAAAATATTCCCTGTTTTGCAGCGTTTCATTTTTTTAGTAACTCAACCTTGTAATCCATTTAACcaggttttacatttttctctaTGTTGTCATTGACATGGCATATTTTCTAATAATGCAGATAAACTTCCCATCACTCGATAATTATGATTCGGACCTTGCTTGGCCTTTGATTCTAGACAATTTTGTTGAGTGGCTACGAGAAAATAAAAGTTAGATCTTCTATTGCTGCGGTGGTGAAGATGTCACCTGAAATGTAATATTCAAGAATGTAGGTGAACTATTGTTTCAGTTTGTATGACATCAATTTTTGCCCATCCACTTGTGTACTTTGACAGTAGTGCAAATGCACTGATATCTCCCATGCCATGAATTGAGCATGAGCAGTTTTTGGCTGCTGCGTTCCATACTGTTTTAATGTTCATGAGTTTTATTACTGGTTTACATAGTATATGTCAACTAGGGAAAACGGGAATTTAAATTTGCAAGCATGTGTAGTAAGCAAGAAATTCACTTTTTTGTATCCCTTTCGCATGTACCGCTTGCAATTTTCTAAGCTAATGCTGATTTCTATGCTATAATTTCAGCACCCTGAAGGCTTTGGAGGATGCAGATTAAGCTTGTTTGTGATTGCTTCGGTGGAGGCTGGTTCCAGAAATCAATCATCAATTGCTCTCGTGTCGCCTTTTGATTTTTGCGCATTTTTGAAACTGGAAAGGGGGTCTGCACAGATGTCTAAAGTTTTGCATCATCATTGCTCTACGTTTGTTGGCTATATATATGTCGTGTTAAATCGGTTCTGGTATAGTTTTAAGagcttgcaagttgcaaataTTTCTGCGATGCGCCGAATTTCTTTCTGTGAAACTGTACACTGTCACATCGGTGCGTGCTAGTGTTTTGGTGAAACAGAAAGGGTAAGTTCCAAGCTGAACCTGGAGCTCCACTTTGGGCCATCCGTTGTCCATGGAGGGAAACCCGAAAAGTTGATGGGGGCCAGGAAAGTGTAACAAATTTGGGCATGGCGCGAAGCACATACAACTTCGGCCGGACCGGCGCAGAAAAACAAGAAAGGTGGCTCTCCTAGTGGGACCCGGTTAACGAATGTGGTTAAAACTTTAGTAGATGCCTGAAATGGGAGAGGGTTTGTGCGTTCGCTTCGTGTTTCTTGGGTGCACGTACACTTCCACTCTAGCCTCAAACCTAGGTCCCTTTTCCCTTCCAAGAGACCCGTCAACTCTGTCTTTTTATTGAATCTTTGAAAGATGGATATTATGATGTCTTTTTATTGAATCTTTGAAAGATAGATAATATGAATAGTGCTTTTCTTTACTATCTACcatctttctatttttttcagTTATTCACTGGAGCAATTATATATTTATTAAGTCAATCCGAGGCAAGTGTTCGGATCTATTATGACATAAGGATTAGGTGCCTAACAGACATTGGTTCTTCTGGAAAATTATTTCCCGATGTAAAAAAAATCTTCTTTTACGTTTTAATATAAGAAGCTagtgtatttttttaaaagggTACAGAGGAAGAGGAATGGGTCCATCGGCTGCTTTGCCCGTGAGAGGCACAGGGCTAGCCATCATCCCTATCCTTTGGACCAGGTGTCCCCTTGATGCAAGAAAACAGACCGCTCTGGGCCATGCCAAAGACCAAACAAGCCTCTCACATGGGCCATGGCACTCTCTCTCGCTGTGCTAGGTGAGCGGTCCACGTCGTCAGATAGGCGGGTATGCTAACGGGTGGGTAAATGCTTTACCCGTACCCTACCCGTTGCCATTCCTACGCCCGTGCCGGTCGCCTGCCGGCAGCGCGGGGCGCTCGATGCGCCGGGGCCCACCGCTCGCGATCTGCCACTGCCCGTGCCCGCTCCTCGTTTCGAGCACGCCGCTGTGCTCGGCTCGCGGACGCCGCCTTGTATTCCTGCCGGCGGCTGCAGCGAGCGGCAGGCAAACGAGTACCGTCAAGGctgtttgggggggggggggggggggcttggATGACTATGAAATTGCCGTGAAAGTATTGGActggcttgcgcttgcggttctgaCTTCCTGAGTTTGTTCTTTTATAGGAATTAACGGTGGGTACCGTATAAAAGTTTGATATGAACTATGGACGGAATTTCAATCCCCCCGCTGACTTGCCCAAAAAATCGAAGGATAAGTAGCAAAGAAGGCCGGCCCCGGTATGGCTAGTCAAGAAGATGTTCTGGGGAACGGCTTGGGCGAGCTACCACATCGAATCGGTCGACTCTNNNNNNNNNNNNNNNNNNNNNNNNNNNNNNNNNNNNNNNNNNNNNNNNNNNNNNNNNNNNNNNNNNNNNNNNNNNNNNNNNNNNNNNNNNNNNNNNNNNNAGTTCACCATTGTTTAACACGTGAACCAAGAAGGATGGGATGTAGTGGTTGTATTAGGTATGCAAGGCATAATGCCTGGCCCCGTCCTAGCCGTCGCTCTCGTACTCCTCCAGCAGAACGCGCCAGGGGCGGGGCCGGTCGATGGCTCGATGGCCCGAATCGACTGCCCGACCCTGACCTGACCGCTGCCGGTCCTCGCTCCTTGGTCGCCGTTCCAAAGCTCAACGAAAAGGCGCTTTCTGTCGACCTCAGTACCTCACCTCACGCGCATACAAGCCTCCGAAACACTTCACCACTTTCCACAAAGAAAAGATCTTCTAGTCTTGCAAAGATTACGACATTTTGATGGTTCCCAAGCTCGTGCCGTGCTGACAGATGATGATTTGATGACGCCACGATTACGATGATTTGCTGACAGATGATGATTTGATGTACCCATGTATCTGACCGTGTGAGTGTTTGTTTCTGCTCGGTTCCATTCCAAAGCGACGTGTCCAGACCACGTTTAGCCTGGCAAGTTTGGGCCATTGGGGGTAAAAAAGCGCGGTGGCCAGTGGCCACCACTCCACTCCATTCGTCCAGCAAGGAAAGCGCGCAAAGGCTGGGCCAAAACTGAGACATTTACAGCTGCACAGCACAGCAGATCAGGAGGGGTCCACTGGGTCTTCCCCCCTGTGCTAGTGCCGAGTAGTGGCTAGTGCCATGCCTAGTTTAACGAACGCTTTTGTGAGGCAGGGGAATTAGGCACGCAAAAATAGGAAAACGGTTAGCCACGCTCGTATCCTCGTACTGCCGAATTCGGTTGCAAGTTGGTGGTAGAGCACATCAGCGCAAGGAATGCTCTCAAATTAATTTACTATGTACTTAAATATAGCGTATGtgtaggtgcataataatatttatgaacctacAATTTTAAACGAATATAGTATTTCTGTTGAATAGTACCAATCTATTTACTTGAAGTGGTGTTGTATTGAACCACCAATTTGATTGAATGTCAAAATCGAACACCGAACAACCTTGCTAAATACAAAAAAGTGGATTTATTAGCATATTCTGAAAAAGTACCGATATCCTTTATCTTGCATTTCGTTGTTTTGTTTATTATCTTTTCAGCCAAAGTTGTATTCGTCTCTATTAAGATGGCTGCACAAAATCACCCACCCTATGTTTGGCATTAGTTGCTGATTTTTACAAACTTCTACTATGATGGTGCTCATTCAATACGCGATTAGTTTCGTTTTAGGTTGAGTTAAGAATTGGCTTAGctcttcctccattccaaattactattcgttttggcttttctagattcatatattttgctatgcatctaaatatatgttatgtctagatatgtagcaaaaatcatgtatttagaaaagccaaaacgaatattaatttgggatggagggaatatGGCTCAATATTGATTAGTGCCACGTATAGCAATGGTTTCCCTTTTCTCTCGGGCGATACTCTTGAGCATTGATGTTGTAGCTATTTACTCCCCTGATATTTTCATACTCCTAAGTACATCACGCCCACTATAATTTCTATCTATTATATAATATATCACCATGATGGTGAACCTTGCCCTACTAAGACTGACCTACCACTAGCACCGCCCTCGTTATACTACCCCAACTGTCCATGCTTAGCGCTTACTATCGCTGTCACTGTAGCCTAGCTAAGCCCATCCATCTATTTCCAAACACTTCACAACATCCCGATCCAAGATGTAAATATCTATTCCTAATTCTTCTAAATTGAAAAAAAGTTGTAATTTTTTCCCTCCCCGATTACTCAAAAACCAAAATCAGAGTAATGGAAATTAAACTTGTCGATTATGATGTTGTTTGCGCCATGTTAGGTTGCCAATTTGTTAAAGCCAAAGTTTCTAACCACTGAATAAACCTACCGATATAGCTGAGTAAACGGAATGAACAGCCCAACTTAACCACGTCCAAATTTAAAATGTGAACTTCTTAATTCTCAATTGCAATGTGAACTTCTTAATTCTCAATTGCTATTTGCTCccaaaatcgaaaaaaaatcCTACGAGTTCTTACGAAATGGCTGGTTGCAAAGTCCAAACGGAGACGTACCTATATGTTTGTTTGTCGAGGCGAACGTGCCGCGGCAAGCCGGCAACCCGAGCTCACAACTCGCGGAACGCCACAACCCCCCCTCCTCTTTGGTTTCGCCGCGCCCACACGGCGACGCCTTGGATTCGCACACCGCGACCCACCCAGCGCACACATCATTTCCAATCGACTCGCCTCTCGCTCTCGCCTCCTCGCAGCATCCGACGCGCCACGCCgtcgcccgcggccgcgccagCGATGCCCGGCCCGATCGCGGCGTGCTTCcgctgcgccgcggcggcggcggcgggggcgccgtcCTCTGGCAcgggggccgcggcggggccCAGCCTGGCGACCTCCGTCTACGAGACCCACCTCGGCCTCGTCGCGCTCTCCTGGTCCCGCGCCCCGCTCGGGCTCTCCCTCCGCGCCGTGCTCCGCCTGTCGCCCCCTTCCACGCccggcggctcctcctcctcggcgttCGGGGCGGGCtacctcgacgacgacgcggacgACGAGGAGACCACCCTCGCCTTCCGCGTCCGCCCCTGGCTCCtctggcgccgccgcggctccaGGCGGTTCCGCGCCGGGGACCGCCTCGTCGACCTGGCGTGGGACCTCTCTCGCGCGCGGTTCCCGGGCTCGGGGTCACCCGAGCCCTCCTCGGGCTtcttcgccgccgtcgtcgtcgacggcgagaTGGTCCTCGCGGCCGGGGACCTGCCCGACGCCGCCTACCGTAGGACCCGGGCGCGGCGCCCGTCCGGCCCGCGCCCGGTCCTCCTCTCTCGACGGGAGCACGTCTCGCTGCGCGACGcaggcgccggccgcggccgcagccACACGACCTGGGTCACCGTCCAGGGCAAGGAGCGGGAGATCTCCGTGGATCTCGTggcccgcggccgcggcagggacaagggcgctgccggccggaagaaggagaaggagcggGCGGACGTCGGCATGTCGGTCTCCGTCGACGGCGAGCGCGTGCTCCACGTGCGGCGGCTGCGCTGGAAGTTCCGCGGCAGCGAGCGGGtcgacctcggcggcggcgacggcatccAGGTCTCCTGGGACCTCCACAACTGGCTCTTCCCCCCGCGCGATCCCCTCCCCGCGGACGCCTCGACGCAGGCGCAGGCCCACGCGGTGCTCGTCTTCCGGTTCGAGCtcgccagcggcggcgaggagcgcgacGCCGATTTGGGGAAGGATCCCTCCCCGGACAAGGCCGTGAGGAGGAGCACCGGCGTCTGGGGAGGCTACCTCGCGCGGTGGGGGCAACGGGACTGGAGCGAGACGGGCAGCAACGGGGAGCGGAGGAAGGGGCGAGCGCGGAGGTTCGCCAAGGagagctcgtcgtcgtcggcgtccgTGGCGTCCTCGACGGCGTCGTGGGCCAGCGGCTCCACGGTGATGGACTGGGCCAGCCCCGAGGAGGCCGAGATGCAGCGCGGCGACGGATTCTCGCTGCTGATCTACGCCTGGAAGAGCTAACACCGGcgagtggcggtggcggcggcactgCTCGGATTGGTTGCAGTGATGGTAAATTTTCTCCGGATTGTTGTAGTAGGTTGCGATGTTCTTGTGCAGTTAGAGCCTTGAGGGATTGAAATTGAGCTTGGAATTGGATTACAGTAGCGCCATTGCTGAGTGAAGTGAGCAATTagtgttgattttttttccattgttagCAAAATTCGCATCTCTTGATAGATTAATGAATGGATCAGATTTAGGACATTTTGAACAGATTGCAGTCAGTTTACCGTACTGATCAACCAACGACAGCTGCTCCAGCGTCGTATTTTGCGTCTCTCTTCTgtcacacacacgcacacacgcacacacacacacacagatatATACggagtatatatgtatatacataCCTGCTCAAAAGCGAATCTATCGATCGATCAATTAGCTGTTGCATTGCAGCAGTATCCATCCTGATTGTCTAGTAGACCTTAATCATGGGTGTTAGATCTTAAGCACCGGTGGTTATGATCGTGACGTTCGAATTAACATAATCGATGGTCTTCAGTTTATGATTGGTGGTCTTGCTATCATTAGCTATACTTTTTAAGCATCCATCCTGTTTTTAGGTAGTTCGTTCCACTGCAGCTGCGTTAGTTGCAACTACAAGCGCCACTGAAGTGGCTGTGTTTTCCGGTGGCAATGGCTTGGAAGCCTTGAACCCGGACGGACGGACGGCCATCTTCTTCTCTGTTACAGTAATTATAATGGGCGGCAGAGCTCTCTACATTATCATGTGTGAAAATCATTGTTTAGGCAGGATTCCCGGTTCAGTTTTGACTGCAACGGGGATGACTAGTTCTTGCCACGCCCGATTGGGTAACCTTGCGATCAAATACGCGTCGGCCGTGGTTCCTTGTTCTACATGCCACGATGCCCTGTTTACGCCGGAATGATTGACCGAACCACTTTGTTTAGTTCCCAGTCTACTGGCTAGTAGTACTCCTGTAGAACAACCTTAGATCTTGTTTAGTTTTcaaattgggagtggcaaagtttacattttatcataaatgcgcaactttagcatttcgtttgtacttgtgaattattattcaaacattgactaattaggctcaaaagattcgtctcgcaaagtacaacaaaactgtgcaattagttattgatttcgtctacatttagtactgcatgtaccgcaagtttaatgtgatgagaaatcttctttttagATAGTGTCAAATTGGAAAAAAGAGAAACTAAACAAAACCTTACCATCAAAGCCACTCAAGAATGATCACTCAAGTAATAACCGCATTAAGTTCAGCTTGAGGCGCTCAGCTCCCTTTCCCGTCACGTACCAGGCGAGCGTGAGTCCGCTGCCACCACTAATTATAATACCCCTACCGCTCTGTGAAGACGCAGGCAGTGTCATCATTCTGGATTTACCTGCGGAAAGCCTGAAACGGCCCTGATTGATTGGAACATGGAACGGGAACTACGGAAAGCTGGAGGCGGTTTCCGAACGAACTGCGCGTCGCGACGTGCTTTCCAGTTCCGCAGCTTGTCGCTAGGTTCCGAGGAAGCGAAGCGACAGCGAGCGCTGGGGGGGGGCGCCTGGCTGACGCAGCGATCCGTATGCTTGGGGGCACGCAGCTTGTGCCTTGGGCTTCCGGGAGGTGCGGGTCGCGGCGGCCGGCTTCGGGTGCCCCGCGCACGCTGCCCCGTTGCTTTTGCGGGGGTCGGCGGGGGGAGGACGAGAGGTGACTGCTGGGCAGTGCACGGCGAGGGCGTGCTcgcggggagcgagggcggGTGCGGGAGGGGGGACGGCCCCTGGTGGAGCTGTCGTTTTCGTCGCGCTTTGCTGGAGCCGTTGGGCTTGAGGACTGGGGGGGCCCGGTGCTCTGGCGTCATCGGGCGGGGACGAGATGAGCCGTCAGCCACGCGAGCACGCGACGGCATCAGGAGGTTCACGGGTGAGGGATGGCTCTCCCTTGCGTGCAGCGTGCCGCGGCACGTAACGAGAGAAGATCCCCTTGGCCAGTCGGCCCCCTCCCCCGTCTCTCCGCCGCTCATGCAGTCATGCTACCTGTGGCTGGGCGGGGTGTGTGCCGGATAccgggccgggggcgccgggctcGCGCTCGCGCACTCGGGGCTGGTACCACGCGTACAGCGTACTGCGTGCGACGTGTTTTGCTtgcagacacacacacacagcacAGAGACACACACacagcagagagagagagagagagagagagagagagagagagagagagagagagagagagagagagagagagcattcGTCCTTGTTGCCCGTTCGTGCGTCGTGTCGGGCTGTCAGCCATCCGTCGCAACACCGTCAGGGACAGTCGCCCAGAGCGAGAAGCTATAAAATTTGGTCGGcatgccacgcggcggcggcttcccgcTGCTGATCATCTCCATCTGGACGAGatggcggggccggcgccggcggcgccatgtTCTTTGTGGGATCGAAAAGAGCTTGGGATACTATACCAACCAAACTGCAAGGGGGGATAACAGTCTGGACAGTTTGAAGCCAGTCCACCCAAATGATGAACGTGAACTTTTTTTGAATTAAAATAAACGTGAACCACTACGTGTCTCCATGGctttgttcctttttttctttcgtCACCCGCTCAAAAAGCGAATCTGTGTACCTAGGGGTGGGCACTTTTAAACCGAAACCGAAAAAATTCCGAACCGAACCGAACCGAAATGtcgtttttttttgtttcggcTTCGGTTTTCGTTTCTGCGAACACCGATTTATGGTGTCGGCTTCCGTTTTCAATCATGTGCACACCGAACAACCGAAGACACCGAACTTGCAGCGCCCACCGCGTCCCGTCCTGTGTAGTCACCTACCTCGGCCTCGGCCCACCTCGGCCCATGTCCCACACCGCACACAGCCCACCAGCAAAAAGCTAACAAACAAACACGCAGCCACAGGCCCAGTGCTGTCCGTtcctccaaaccctagccgcatAGCATCTCCCAGCCCCCATCTGTCttccggcgacggtggcggcgcacaaggcgggcggccggcgtcgGGGCGAGCCAAGGCCGCGTGCGAGCGGCGAAGTACAACAGCACCTGCACTGCGGAGGCTTGGCCGCTTGGGTGGGGTCCGCGGGTGCATGGCCAGGGAAATCCTCCGTGCTTGTTGGCTTCAAGTGAGATCGTGAGATGAAAGCTTGCTGGCTTCATCGCTTGTGAATCGTGAATTTGTTAGCTTGTGAAACATGCGAATTTTGTTAGCTTCTGATTTGCGTTGGGTATGGGTGCAATCTTGTGAACTGACGAACTGCTTGCGGCCATGTATGAACTTCGGTGGAAGTTCGGTGTCCGCCGAAAACCGAACCGAATTTACCGACACCGAGGTGCTCGGTTTTCGATTTTGCCCAACACCGATCGGTGTCTGATTTCTGTACACCGAATTTTTGACGAACCGAATACACCGAACCGAAATATCGCTGTGTGTACCAATCAATTAGCCGTAGCtgtagtagcagcagcagcggctttAGCCCTTTAGTAAAGTGTCTAAACCCTAATAAAAAAACCAGACCGGAATTCGGCATTCAAAATCGGGTCAGTATGCTTTGGCCTAAATTGACCAACTTGGACCACCAAAATTATATGAAGTAAACTCAAATGACAAGACTTTACTtttctaatcttttgttgttgAACCAAGCAAAGGCTAAATTTAGCttccccttgtttacttccctccaaactcccaactttgacactatgcaaaaagaagatttcccatcacatcaaacttgcggtacatgcatggagtaataaatgtagacgaaatcaaaaactaattgcacagttttgttgtactttgcgagacgaatcttttgagcctaattagttaatatttggataataatttacaaatacaaacgaaacgctacagtgtcgcatttatggcaaaatgtcaatttggcacctcccaacttaggaagtaaacaagggctttgTTTTTGGGTTGCTGCGGGCACCATACGCGCTCTGCAGGACTGCAGGCCCAGTTCATGTTGGGGTCCACTTCTCAATTTTGACCATGACTCGCCAAGAGGAAAACCGGAAACTATTCTTGCTCACCAGCGTGACTACGTCTGGTCATGGCCGATCGGTTAATCGACCGATCAATTACGAGTCCGGCCGTGGTATCTTCCCCTGCATCCTAGAAAACCCGGTGACGCCGGAATGACGGACTGAAACGAGTCACTATCTTCAGTGCCTAGCCGAGAGCAGCCGTGCCGTCAG
The genomic region above belongs to Setaria italica strain Yugu1 chromosome VI, Setaria_italica_v2.0, whole genome shotgun sequence and contains:
- the LOC101780041 gene encoding DCN1-like protein 4 isoform X2, coding for MRRASKKSTSSAATASAGPTKAVSKEVERIDQFFYTYADSSSGMIDPEGIETLCSHLEVPHTDVRILMLAWKMGCEKQGYFTLDEWRTGLKALRADSISKLKKAFPELVQEVTRPSNFQDFYTYAFRYCLTEDKKKCIEIPVACELLNLVLGLQFRPQVDKLNNYLKYQNDYKVINMDQWMGFIRFCNEINFPSLDNYDSDLAWPLILDNFVEWLRENKS
- the LOC101780988 gene encoding uncharacterized protein LOC101780988, coding for MPGPIAACFRCAAAAAAGAPSSGTGAAAGPSLATSVYETHLGLVALSWSRAPLGLSLRAVLRLSPPSTPGGSSSSAFGAGYLDDDADDEETTLAFRVRPWLLWRRRGSRRFRAGDRLVDLAWDLSRARFPGSGSPEPSSGFFAAVVVDGEMVLAAGDLPDAAYRRTRARRPSGPRPVLLSRREHVSLRDAGAGRGRSHTTWVTVQGKEREISVDLVARGRGRDKGAAGRKKEKERADVGMSVSVDGERVLHVRRLRWKFRGSERVDLGGGDGIQVSWDLHNWLFPPRDPLPADASTQAQAHAVLVFRFELASGGEERDADLGKDPSPDKAVRRSTGVWGGYLARWGQRDWSETGSNGERRKGRARRFAKESSSSSASVASSTASWASGSTVMDWASPEEAEMQRGDGFSLLIYAWKS
- the LOC101780041 gene encoding DCN1-like protein 5 isoform X1, yielding MRRASKKSTSSAATASAGAEQVNEKQNRKRKGVSTNLTSRKAQRGPTKAVSKEVERIDQFFYTYADSSSGMIDPEGIETLCSHLEVPHTDVRILMLAWKMGCEKQGYFTLDEWRTGLKALRADSISKLKKAFPELVQEVTRPSNFQDFYTYAFRYCLTEDKKKCIEIPVACELLNLVLGLQFRPQVDKLNNYLKYQNDYKVINMDQWMGFIRFCNEINFPSLDNYDSDLAWPLILDNFVEWLRENKS